The following are encoded in a window of Solidesulfovibrio magneticus RS-1 genomic DNA:
- the nifU gene encoding Fe-S cluster assembly protein NifU, giving the protein MWEYTDKVRDHFLNPRNVGSLDDANAVGEVGSLACGDALKLFLKISDAGVIEDASFQTFGCASAIASSSVLTELLKGKTIEEAKALTNKDIAEFLGGLPKEKMHCSVMGQEALEAALANYLGEKAPEHEPEGELVCKCFGVYDGQLRRAIRENKLTTVEEITDYTKAGGGCGDCLEKLAAILADELGQAAKKPLVELEVKRPMTNLERMKLVTKVMEEEIRPNLKKDGGDIELVDIDGQTVFVSLRGACKGCPSSNVTLTEFVQKRLQELVEPGITVKEAR; this is encoded by the coding sequence ATGTGGGAATATACGGATAAAGTAAGGGATCATTTTCTCAATCCGAGAAATGTCGGCAGCCTCGACGACGCCAACGCGGTGGGCGAGGTGGGATCGCTTGCCTGCGGCGACGCGCTCAAGCTTTTTCTCAAGATCAGCGATGCCGGCGTCATTGAGGACGCGAGCTTTCAGACCTTCGGCTGCGCTTCGGCCATTGCCTCCAGTTCGGTTTTGACCGAGCTGCTCAAGGGCAAGACCATCGAGGAAGCCAAGGCGCTGACTAACAAGGACATCGCCGAGTTCCTGGGCGGGCTGCCCAAGGAAAAGATGCACTGCTCGGTCATGGGCCAGGAGGCCCTGGAAGCGGCCCTGGCCAATTATCTGGGCGAGAAGGCCCCGGAGCACGAGCCCGAAGGGGAACTCGTGTGCAAGTGTTTCGGCGTCTACGACGGCCAGTTGCGCCGGGCCATCCGCGAAAACAAGCTGACCACGGTCGAGGAGATCACGGACTACACCAAGGCCGGCGGCGGCTGCGGCGATTGTCTGGAAAAGCTGGCTGCCATCCTGGCCGACGAGCTTGGGCAGGCCGCCAAGAAGCCGCTGGTCGAGCTGGAAGTCAAGCGCCCCATGACCAACCTTGAGCGCATGAAGCTCGTGACCAAGGTCATGGAGGAGGAGATTCGCCCCAACCTCAAGAAGGACGGCGGCGACATCGAACTGGTGGACATCGACGGCCAGACGGTCTTCGTGTCGTTGCGCGGGGCCTGCAAGGGCTGCCCGAGCAGCAACGTGACCTTGACCGAATTCGTGCAAAAGCGGCTCCAGGAACTGGTCGAACCCGGCATCACGGTCAAGGAGGCGCGGTAA
- a CDS encoding fluoride efflux transporter FluC has protein sequence MLEKLGFIALAGAAGTLARYWLSGLVYDVLGRDFPWGTAVVNILGCFLFGLVWEAGAERMLLRTEARAVLLTGFMGAFTTFSTFIFESGGLLEDHRYLALLANLGFQTILGFAALFAGLALGRLI, from the coding sequence ATGCTCGAAAAACTGGGATTTATCGCCCTGGCCGGAGCCGCCGGCACCCTGGCCCGCTACTGGCTCTCGGGACTGGTCTACGACGTCCTGGGCCGGGATTTCCCCTGGGGCACGGCCGTGGTCAATATCCTCGGCTGCTTCCTCTTCGGCCTGGTCTGGGAAGCCGGCGCGGAACGCATGTTGCTGCGCACCGAAGCGCGCGCCGTGCTGCTCACCGGCTTCATGGGCGCGTTCACCACCTTCTCCACCTTCATCTTCGAAAGCGGCGGCCTGCTCGAAGACCACCGCTACCTCGCCCTTCTCGCCAACCTCGGCTTCCAGACCATCCTCGGCTTCGCCGCCCTGTTCGCCGGCCTGGCGCTGGGAAGGCTGATATAG
- a CDS encoding DUF190 domain-containing protein yields MSDWMEIDLVRVYCGESDRVDGRPAYELVVEEARRHGAAGATVFRGVLGFGAGSLVHTAKILRLSEDLPMVVEIADRPERIDALLPRIEKLAKGGVVTRQRMAALFRCPVRVRDVMAADVASVGPDTDLGEVVDLLVARHVKAVPVVDAGRKVLGVVTGGDLLTRGGLSARLSLFGLLPADAREEAAAALSGHTVKEVMTAPAETIGERTSLREASERMVKKGLKRLPVVDEAGELIGIVSRTDILRAAAKVPVGATEAMPRFTAGLMQQARDVLITDVPTARPDESLLDVASRLVASPLRRVVVLDAAGKVAGIVHDGDLLARCGPSKRPGILQALFGKKDDEAAGVCPVGTAGEAMQTTVYSVAEDAALTDVLQKMIVHGVKRLVVTDDDGKLRGMVDREAVLRAIAGRV; encoded by the coding sequence ATGTCGGACTGGATGGAAATCGATTTGGTGCGGGTGTACTGCGGCGAGTCGGATCGGGTGGACGGCCGGCCGGCTTATGAGCTGGTGGTGGAGGAAGCCCGGCGGCACGGGGCGGCCGGGGCCACGGTGTTTCGCGGCGTGCTGGGCTTTGGAGCCGGCAGTCTGGTGCATACGGCGAAAATTTTGCGGTTGTCGGAAGATTTGCCCATGGTGGTGGAGATCGCCGACCGGCCCGAGCGCATCGACGCCTTGCTGCCCCGAATCGAAAAGCTTGCCAAGGGCGGCGTGGTGACGCGCCAGCGCATGGCGGCCCTGTTCCGGTGTCCAGTGCGGGTGCGCGACGTCATGGCGGCGGACGTGGCCTCGGTGGGGCCGGACACGGACCTTGGCGAGGTGGTGGACCTGCTGGTGGCCCGCCACGTCAAGGCCGTGCCGGTGGTGGACGCCGGGCGCAAGGTTCTGGGCGTGGTCACGGGCGGCGATCTGCTCACGCGCGGCGGGCTGTCGGCCCGGTTGTCGCTGTTCGGGCTGTTGCCGGCCGACGCCCGGGAAGAGGCGGCGGCGGCCCTGTCCGGGCACACCGTCAAGGAAGTCATGACCGCGCCGGCCGAGACCATCGGCGAGCGCACGAGCCTGCGGGAAGCGTCCGAGCGCATGGTAAAAAAGGGCCTCAAGCGGTTGCCGGTGGTGGACGAGGCTGGGGAGCTGATCGGCATCGTCAGCCGTACGGATATTTTACGGGCAGCGGCCAAGGTGCCGGTCGGGGCGACCGAGGCCATGCCGCGTTTCACGGCCGGGCTCATGCAGCAAGCCCGGGACGTGCTCATCACCGACGTGCCCACGGCCCGGCCCGACGAATCGCTGCTTGACGTGGCGTCCCGATTGGTGGCTTCGCCGCTGCGGCGGGTGGTGGTCCTGGACGCCGCCGGCAAGGTGGCCGGCATCGTCCACGACGGCGATCTGCTGGCCCGTTGCGGCCCGTCCAAGCGTCCGGGCATCCTGCAGGCGCTTTTCGGGAAAAAGGACGACGAGGCCGCCGGCGTTTGTCCGGTGGGCACGGCGGGTGAGGCCATGCAAACCACGGTCTACAGCGTGGCCGAGGACGCGGCGCTGACCGACGTATTGCAAAAAATGATCGTCCACGGCGTGAAGCGCCTGGTGGTCACCGACGACGACGGCAAGCTTCGCGGCATGGTGGACCGGGAAGCCGTGCTGCGCGCCATCGCCGGCCGCGTATAA